GGTACTGGGTGCCGGACGAAGCGTTCTGCTTACCGGCCAGGGTTACGACCCCAATTCCGGGAGAGAAATTAACGAAGGGTTTGTCTGGAGTTCATCAAAGGATGGAGAACTGGGCAAAGGCTCCCTTTTGCAGACCAAACTTAGTGAAGGCAAGCATACCATCAAACTGCAAATCGGGAAATCAACCCAAAGTGTGGGTGTGAGAGTCGAATAATCCCAACATATTGAAATGGCTATTATCAGAAGGCAGGGAAAAATAGCTTCATCCCTGCCTTTTTTGTTAACTATTTATCAGGCACTGCATTAGAAATATTTCAAATGCAATATTCAGAATTGTATATATTGTCCTTTCTATCCTGCATTATTCACAAACGAACGGAGTAAAGTTTGTGAATGTGGGGTGGTAAGCAGGAGGGATGCAGGCTCGCCTTCGCGAAGCTTTGGGCGCCTACGCTAAAGCTTCAGCGACAGCGTGCGGAGCAAGGCAGCCCCGCATTAGAAAAACCAGCTTTTTGCGAAAAATAATGAAGTAAAAAGCTAGGTTTTTCAATAGCGTCAGAATTATTTCGAATAATTCGGGCTATAAGAACTTGAAAATTTTTGATTGCTGAAATTTCCAAAATTGTCCGATATTTTTTAAATTTATAGGATAATTCAAAAGATGTATTATCTGGTATATGTAAATTTTATCCAAAATGAGAAAACTTATCTTATTGTTCATCACCTGGGTTGCTTTTACCCCCGTATACGCTCAGTTGAGCGTGAATGTAGAATCCGGCCTGGCTTTTCAGGGCTACAATGATGTTAGGATTCCCAATGAGCAAACAGCCACAACATTCAGTTTTGATGAGGATTTTGAACTTCAGGGGCCGGTCATCCCCCTTCGCATTACAGTTGGTTATACATTCGCGGGAAAGAATCACCTGATTGGTCTTTATGCCCCTTTGGGTGTAAATTATGAGGGTTCACCTCCTTTTGACATCAATTTTCAGGGAACCCGCTTCCCGGAAGGCCAGAATGTTGACGGTTACTACAAGTTTAACAGCTACCGGCTCACCTACAGGAGGGATGTGCTGGCGACCGAAAAGTGGACTTTGGGTGTGGGCTTTACTGGCAAAATCAGGGATGCCAGAGTACGGTTAAGCACGGATGAGCTGTGGGCCAAAAAGGATGATATTGGTTTTGTTCCGTTGCTGCACATTTTTGCGGCATATGATTTTGAATGCTGGCGCGCATATTTGAGCGGCGATGGACTGGCAGGAGGCCCCGGCCGGGCCTTTGACTTTTTCCTGGGTGGCAAGGTGCCCTTATCGGACAATCTTTCGGTAAAAGCCGGCTACAGAATACTGGAGGGTGGTGCCGATGTGGATGAGGTATATAATTTTACCCTGATTAATTTTGCTTCTGTAGGCCTTGGCTGGGAATTTTGATCTTTACCGTGTTCCTGATATATCGAAATACAAACCTGTAATAAAATTTTCTAAATCATTGACTTAAAAGATATAGCCCATGACAAACCGCAGAGATTTTATTAAAAAAGCAATTGCAGCGGGAATACTGAGTAGCCTCTCTGGTTCTCTGCTGGCACAACCTATGAATGTTTTTTCCTCACCGGAGCAAACTTCTGATGAGACCATAAAGGCCATTCTTCTTCATCTGAGTTATAATATGTGGGAGGACTATATTCCGGAAGAATATAAAGATCCGGATTATGCATGTCAAACCTGCCAGGAAGCAAGGGAATGGGCACATGGATACAGACCTGAGCTGACTTTCGATGAGGAAACGTGGAACGGTTTACTGGAATATATGAGTCAGGTGGGGATGAACATGATCCTGATCGATGTGGGAGATGGAGTGAAATTTGAAAGCCACCCGGAAATTGCAGTTAAAAATGCCTGGCCAGCCGATAAGTTGCGCAAGGAACTTGGAAAAATGAGAAAAATGGGACTGGAGCCCATTCCGAAGCTCAATTTTGGTGCGGGCCACGATATCTGGCTGGGGAAATATTCGCGGATGGTTTCCACAGATAAGTATTATGGCGTCTGTAAGGACCTCATCACAGAAGTAGCCGATCTGTTTAACAAACCCCGGTTTTTTCATTTAGGCATGGATGAAGAGACCGCACGACATCAGCGAAGATTGAAACATGCCGTTATCAGGCAGGATAATCTCTGGTGGGGTGATTTTTATTTTCTGATCGGTGAGGTAGAAAAGAATAATGTCCGCCCCTGGATTTGGTCTGACTACGTGTGGCATCATCCGGATGTTTTTTTCAGAAAAATGCCGAAATCCGTACTTCAAAGCAACTGGTACTACGGAACGGATTTTGGTTCCGATCCGCATGAATACGTACAATATTATGAAGCTCTGGATAAGCGTGGCTATGACCAGATCCCGACAGGGAGCAACCATTCTGATCCCAATAATATGGGCATGACGGTTGAGTATTGCAGAAATGTTATTGATCCCGGCCGGCTCTATGGGTTTATGACGGCCCCCTGGCGGCCTACTTTGGCACCTTGTTTTGAAAGGCATAAGCAGGCAATCGATCAGATGGTCTCGGCCTTAAACAATCATTAAATCATTGGTCTTCTCTTTGTAAAAAATATGTGCTATGGAACCTAAGTTTACCATGTGTCAGATGAATTTTTCCACATTATCGCGATTCATTCTAATGCTGTGTCTCCTGCTTCTTGTTTCAGGTTTTCAAACAAATGAGGAAAGCGCTGTATTGAAAGTAGGAGCTGCCCGGAATGAAATTACTCCACCCGTTGGCTATCCTGCTTATCGGGGCGAGAGCACCGGGGTGGCCACACCGCTTTACGCCAAGGCCCTGGTATTCAAACAGGGAGATAACCGGGGCGCCTTGCTTATCTGTGATCTGCTTTGTATTCCGAGAGATCTGAGCAGGATTGTCAGGGAGCGGGTTTCTGAGCGTACAGATATCCCTTTTGAGCATATCAGCATTGCTGCCACACATACCCATACTGGACCGGCTTTTCGCGATTCGGTCAGGAAGTATGGCTCCCGCCAGTCAGCCGGAGCATTGACCGAAGGGGATAAAGGAAGCTATGTAGCGGAGTTGATGCGGAAGATGACCGAGACCATTGTCAATGCAGACGCAAAAGCACAGGAATCTGAGCTGACAGCGGGTATAGGGCATGAATCGGACGTCTCTTTCAACCGGAGGCGAATTATGACCAACGGTAAAGTAGGCTGGAATCCGGGTTTCCAGAATCCAAAAATTGTTCGCCCGGCAGGTCCCATTGATCGGGATGTGCATTTTGTAATGTTCAGACCTGCCGAAGAGGAGCATTTTAGTGCTTCCCTTACCGTTTTTGCCAATCATACCGATACACACGGCGGAACCAGGTTTCATGGAGATTATCCCTTTTATCTTCAGGAAAATCTCCAGGAGATATTTGATGAAGATATGGTTTCTGTATTTGGGAACGGGACCTGTGGGGAACTGAATCACCATGATTTTTCTGCTCCCCGGCCTGCAGAAAAGAAAACGGAGATGATCGGGAAAAGACTAGCTGAAGCCATTCAGGAAGCCTTTTCCGAAAGGGAAAAGTTGCATCCTGATTTTGAGGCGAAGTCCAGAATTATCTATCCGGCATTACAGGATTTTACAGAAGAAGAATATCGTTGGGCCAGCGATGAAGATGCTGAACCCCTTTATGAGGAACGCTCCTTTCTGGAGGAAAGGCGGCGCAATAAGATTCTGGACCTGAAGCAAAGGAGAGGCAGAGAAGCGGTCACTCCTGTGGTTTCAGGAGAGCCGTGGCGTCTGCCGGTAGAAATCCATGTGTTTCGGCTTGGTGCTGAAACCGCAATCGTGACATTGCCGGGTGAGGTCTCGGTTGAGTTGGGCCTGAAGCTGAAAGAACAATCTCCCTTTGCCAATACCATGGTGATTGAACTGGCCAATATCGACATTAATTATGTCCCGACAAAACGCCAGTTCAGAGAAGGAGAATACGAACCCATGAATTCACGCCTGATGCCCGGGGCAGGGGAAAAGATGGTTGAAACGGCCCTGCGGATGCTGGAAAATACCAGATAATATGGCCAAAAAGTGAAGGGGATGAATACAAAGAAAATTTTCAGTACAGACAAACTTTATATTTTATGAAGAAAACGCTTATTACAGCACTGATCATTTTTATATGCAGTTATAGTAGCCATTCTCAGTTGGCAAATAAGGCACCATTCAGGGCAGACACGACCTGGAAGTTTAACTCTATCGATGCGTTTATAAGCGAGAACAGCGAAAATAAGGCCGGAGGGCAACTGGATGTCCGCTTGTTTGTATTACCCGGTCTTTCCATTGGTGGAGTAGGAGAGAACCTGGGGTCGGAAGTGGAAAGTTTTGAAAAAAATTC
This DNA window, taken from Bacteroidales bacterium, encodes the following:
- a CDS encoding Tat pathway signal protein; protein product: MTNRRDFIKKAIAAGILSSLSGSLLAQPMNVFSSPEQTSDETIKAILLHLSYNMWEDYIPEEYKDPDYACQTCQEAREWAHGYRPELTFDEETWNGLLEYMSQVGMNMILIDVGDGVKFESHPEIAVKNAWPADKLRKELGKMRKMGLEPIPKLNFGAGHDIWLGKYSRMVSTDKYYGVCKDLITEVADLFNKPRFFHLGMDEETARHQRRLKHAVIRQDNLWWGDFYFLIGEVEKNNVRPWIWSDYVWHHPDVFFRKMPKSVLQSNWYYGTDFGSDPHEYVQYYEALDKRGYDQIPTGSNHSDPNNMGMTVEYCRNVIDPGRLYGFMTAPWRPTLAPCFERHKQAIDQMVSALNNH